In bacterium, the following are encoded in one genomic region:
- a CDS encoding DUF948 domain-containing protein has translation MPSQLLGDDVKLVLLSAALVAFLLLIYFAIRLIRELIPTVRQLRRTLKELDRTIQNSQEIIYNLKTITRNVDQEVVQAQEILGMARGVVHQVATVTSAIAKPITGIRNLLLGLGYGMKYLLKRDRRVYEEEEL, from the coding sequence ATGCCGTCCCAACTTCTTGGAGACGATGTGAAGCTTGTATTGCTATCCGCGGCCTTAGTCGCTTTTCTCTTATTGATCTATTTTGCGATCCGGCTAATCCGCGAGTTGATTCCCACTGTGCGGCAGCTCAGAAGGACACTCAAGGAGTTGGATCGCACGATCCAGAATTCTCAGGAAATCATCTACAACCTGAAAACAATCACGAGAAATGTTGATCAGGAAGTGGTCCAGGCGCAGGAGATTCTGGGGATGGCGCGGGGAGTCGTTCATCAGGTAGCAACCGTGACGAGTGCGATTGCAAAACCAATTACCGGAATCAGGAATTTACTGCTCGGATTGGGTTACGGAATGAAATACTTATTGAAAAGAGACCGCAGGGTTTATGAAGAGGAAGAGCTCTAG
- the fusA gene encoding elongation factor G, translating to MKVYPTEAIRNVALAGHGDVGKTSLASCFLFDSGAVNRFGKVDQGNTVTDFDDDEIERKVTISSSPCFVEWNKTKINFLDTPGYGNFVADARAALRAVDSSIILICGVAGVEVQTEKVWKWSDEFQLARMIVVNKLDRERADYNRAVESIQKSFGRVCIPVQIPIGSEKDFSGVVDLIHFKAYQYPKDESGKFQEVEIPESLKQEASAQRQALVEMIAEQDDALMEKYFEAGELSQEEVLAGLKTAILERKIIPIFSASALHNVGAQPILDAIVELLPSPAESTIRMLVENKDKSTEEIKIDPNGRFSAFVFKTFVDPYAGRVNLFRVISGVMKADHALLNVNKGTSEKIGTISALQGKQATPVHEVYAGDIASVAKLKDTQTNDTLAEPGAISHYSPLTFPHPIISFAIEPKSRGDEEKISTALHKLSDEDPVLRFERDPQTKELLVSGSGQLHVEVVVARLKKRFGVEVLLHPPKVPYRETIKGKTEVQGKYKKQSGGRGQYGDCWITMEPLPRDKDFVFEDKIFGGAIPKNYVPAIEKGIQEARQRGILAGFPVVNFKVTVFDGSFHPVDSSEMAFKIAGSMAFKKGMEQAKPVLLEPVMHVDIFAPSEYMGAITGDLSGRRGRMQGMDSSGNIQIIRAAVPLSEMLNYAPSLTSMTGGRGYYEMNFSHYDEVPSHLAQKIIEEHKSKVQHEKEEE from the coding sequence ATGAAAGTTTACCCCACAGAGGCTATTCGGAACGTTGCACTTGCAGGCCATGGAGACGTAGGAAAAACGTCACTTGCTTCCTGCTTTTTGTTCGATTCCGGTGCAGTGAACCGTTTTGGCAAGGTGGACCAGGGCAACACCGTAACCGATTTTGATGACGATGAGATTGAACGCAAGGTTACGATCTCCTCTTCTCCGTGTTTTGTGGAATGGAACAAGACAAAAATCAATTTTCTGGACACTCCCGGTTATGGCAATTTTGTTGCGGATGCCCGAGCCGCTTTGCGCGCGGTAGATTCCTCCATCATTCTGATTTGCGGCGTTGCCGGCGTGGAAGTGCAAACCGAAAAAGTCTGGAAGTGGTCCGATGAATTTCAGCTGGCGCGCATGATCGTGGTGAACAAACTGGACCGCGAACGGGCCGATTATAATCGCGCGGTTGAGTCGATTCAGAAATCATTTGGCCGCGTTTGCATCCCTGTTCAGATTCCGATCGGCTCGGAAAAGGACTTCAGTGGAGTCGTCGATCTCATCCACTTCAAAGCATATCAATATCCCAAAGATGAATCGGGCAAATTTCAGGAAGTGGAGATTCCTGAGTCCTTAAAACAGGAAGCTTCCGCGCAAAGGCAAGCGCTTGTAGAAATGATTGCCGAGCAAGATGACGCTTTGATGGAAAAGTATTTTGAAGCGGGTGAGCTTTCCCAGGAGGAAGTACTGGCTGGGTTGAAAACGGCAATTCTGGAACGCAAGATCATTCCAATTTTCTCCGCTTCCGCTCTTCACAATGTGGGGGCGCAACCAATTCTGGATGCGATCGTTGAGCTTCTTCCGAGTCCGGCCGAATCCACGATTCGAATGCTGGTAGAAAACAAAGATAAATCGACTGAAGAGATTAAAATCGATCCGAACGGTCGTTTTTCGGCGTTCGTATTCAAGACGTTTGTGGATCCTTATGCGGGTCGCGTCAATCTGTTCCGGGTGATCAGCGGTGTGATGAAAGCGGATCATGCCCTCCTGAACGTGAACAAAGGAACGAGCGAAAAAATCGGTACGATTTCAGCTTTGCAAGGGAAACAGGCGACTCCTGTGCATGAAGTTTATGCGGGAGACATTGCCAGCGTTGCAAAACTGAAGGATACGCAGACGAATGACACTCTTGCAGAACCTGGAGCGATTTCACATTACTCTCCCTTGACCTTTCCCCATCCGATTATTTCTTTTGCCATTGAGCCGAAGTCGCGCGGTGATGAAGAAAAAATCAGCACCGCTCTTCATAAGTTGTCTGATGAAGATCCTGTTCTAAGATTTGAACGCGATCCTCAGACAAAAGAACTGCTTGTTTCAGGATCGGGACAACTTCATGTGGAAGTAGTTGTTGCCCGCTTGAAGAAACGGTTTGGCGTTGAAGTTCTGTTGCATCCGCCGAAAGTTCCTTATCGCGAAACGATCAAGGGCAAGACCGAGGTACAAGGAAAGTACAAAAAACAATCCGGCGGGCGCGGACAATACGGAGATTGCTGGATTACGATGGAGCCCCTTCCACGGGATAAGGATTTCGTATTCGAGGACAAAATCTTTGGTGGTGCAATTCCGAAAAATTATGTGCCTGCAATCGAAAAAGGAATTCAGGAAGCGAGACAGCGTGGAATTCTCGCCGGTTTCCCTGTCGTGAATTTCAAAGTGACCGTTTTTGATGGTTCTTTCCATCCGGTGGATTCTTCGGAAATGGCGTTCAAAATTGCAGGATCGATGGCTTTCAAAAAAGGGATGGAACAGGCCAAGCCGGTTCTGCTGGAGCCGGTGATGCACGTGGATATTTTTGCCCCATCGGAATACATGGGCGCGATCACGGGAGATTTAAGCGGCAGGCGTGGCAGAATGCAGGGAATGGATTCCAGCGGAAACATCCAGATCATCCGCGCGGCCGTTCCGCTTTCGGAAATGCTCAACTACGCTCCTTCTTTAACTTCGATGACCGGCGGACGCGGCTACTATGAAATGAATTTCTCGCATTACGATGAAGTTCCCTCTCATCTAGCACAAAAAATCATTGAAGAGCATAAATCAAAAGTGCAGCACGAAAAAGAAGAAGAGTAA
- the menC gene encoding o-succinylbenzoate synthase encodes MKQETNPTLSNLLNIPLPKIEEAGLLSFPLELKSPFETSFGAVDRREVLLCYVKGEGLEGYGECVAEQDPLYSYETVVTAWHVLEKYLLPSLRSSNTLEDYLQSSAAIRGHHMAKAALEAALWDILAKSRKQPLYRFWGGTKTRIPCGVSIGIQKDHDSLLESVRDYLSQGYRRIKIKIKPGKDQSLLEAIRSEFPDIPLMADANAAYTLSDVELLKSLDKYRLMMIEQPLHYEDLCDHAVLQNQLETAVCLDESITSFHQAKAAIALQSCRIINIKTGRVGGHRESIRIHDLARQHQMPVWCGGMLESGIGRAHNLALASLPNFSLPGDTSASDRYWHRDIIHPAVQMDADGFIALPETPGMGYEVDRDYLESLIEKRFRLLV; translated from the coding sequence ATGAAACAGGAAACGAATCCAACACTCTCGAATCTTTTGAACATTCCACTCCCAAAAATTGAAGAAGCCGGTTTGCTTTCATTTCCGTTAGAGCTGAAATCTCCTTTTGAAACAAGCTTCGGCGCCGTGGATCGCCGTGAAGTCCTGCTCTGCTACGTGAAGGGAGAAGGGCTCGAAGGATACGGCGAGTGCGTCGCCGAACAGGACCCGCTTTACAGTTATGAAACTGTGGTGACAGCCTGGCACGTACTGGAAAAATACCTTCTACCATCCCTTCGCTCTTCGAATACATTAGAAGACTATTTGCAATCCTCGGCCGCGATCCGCGGCCATCACATGGCGAAAGCTGCATTGGAAGCGGCGCTCTGGGACATCCTGGCGAAAAGCCGGAAACAACCCCTTTACCGTTTCTGGGGTGGAACCAAAACGAGAATTCCGTGCGGCGTGAGCATAGGAATACAAAAGGATCACGATTCGCTTCTGGAGAGCGTTCGGGATTATCTGTCTCAGGGTTACCGCAGAATCAAAATCAAAATCAAACCGGGAAAAGATCAAAGCTTGCTGGAAGCGATCCGAAGCGAATTTCCGGATATTCCATTGATGGCAGATGCTAACGCCGCGTACACCTTGTCGGATGTGGAACTGCTAAAGTCGCTGGACAAATACCGGTTGATGATGATCGAGCAGCCTTTGCATTATGAGGATTTGTGCGATCACGCGGTTCTACAAAATCAATTGGAGACAGCGGTTTGTCTGGATGAATCGATTACTTCATTTCATCAGGCAAAGGCCGCGATTGCGCTGCAGAGCTGCAGGATTATCAACATTAAAACCGGCCGGGTCGGCGGGCACCGCGAATCGATCCGGATTCATGATCTTGCCAGGCAGCATCAGATGCCGGTCTGGTGCGGTGGAATGCTGGAATCCGGAATTGGCCGAGCGCACAACCTGGCTCTGGCATCTTTGCCGAATTTCTCCCTGCCCGGCGATACTTCTGCGAGTGATCGTTACTGGCATCGCGACATCATTCATCCTGCAGTACAGATGGATGCTGATGGATTCATTGCACTTCCGGAAACGCCAGGAATGGGGTATGAGGTGGATCGAGATTATCTGGAATCCCTCATAGAAAAAAGATTCCGGCTGCTGGTGTGA
- a CDS encoding YtxH domain-containing protein, translating into MAKDESNFLEVSFAFLLGSLVGATIALLYAPTSGEQTRRKIREKSGEVQENLRTQYGKISDKAEIEVSRFKDRVNERVVQAKDFYDKQKSKVREAVDEGRRAFEEEEEEEEKGLPASTNENA; encoded by the coding sequence ATGGCAAAAGATGAAAGCAACTTTTTAGAAGTATCGTTCGCATTTTTGCTGGGAAGTCTGGTTGGAGCCACGATTGCATTGCTATACGCTCCAACATCCGGGGAACAGACACGCCGTAAGATCCGCGAAAAGAGCGGCGAAGTCCAGGAAAATCTCCGCACTCAATACGGAAAAATCAGTGACAAAGCCGAAATTGAAGTGAGCCGTTTCAAAGACCGAGTGAATGAAAGGGTCGTTCAAGCAAAGGACTTCTACGACAAACAAAAGTCCAAGGTTCGCGAAGCGGTAGATGAAGGCAGAAGAGCTTTCGAAGAGGAAGAGGAAGAAGAAGAGAAGGGACTGCCGGCATCCACCAACGAAAATGCATAA
- the xerD gene encoding site-specific tyrosine recombinase XerD → MNRLALWVEEYLDYCRIEKGLSENSILSYKRDLRHLMQFSKENEMPEGPQEYLQIIEFLHYLNRLKLASSSVMRMTSTLRNFYRYLVQNSKMNVDPAAQLEAPARFRRMPKMLSREQMQTLLQQPDIETEAGIRDRAMLELLYAAGVRISEMLDLKLHQLQLPLGFVVCTGKGSKERIAPVNEQSKDWLYRYLKEVRPKYMGTKPRKNYGKSQIQGDRQKVFLNQRGKPLTRQGFWKILKLYGRKASIPDHLLTPHVLRHTFATHLLEGGADLRSVQMLLGHADISTTEIYTHISREHLQKIYRKFHPRG, encoded by the coding sequence ATGAATCGGCTTGCGCTCTGGGTGGAAGAGTACCTGGATTATTGCCGGATTGAGAAGGGTCTTTCTGAAAACTCGATCCTCTCCTACAAAAGGGATTTGCGACACCTCATGCAATTCAGCAAAGAGAACGAGATGCCGGAAGGCCCGCAGGAATATCTGCAGATCATAGAATTCCTGCATTACCTCAACCGGCTCAAACTGGCATCCTCTTCTGTGATGCGAATGACCTCGACTCTTCGAAATTTCTACCGCTATCTTGTTCAAAACAGCAAAATGAACGTGGATCCGGCTGCGCAATTGGAGGCGCCGGCACGTTTCAGGCGAATGCCCAAAATGCTTAGCCGGGAACAGATGCAAACACTGCTGCAGCAACCGGACATTGAAACAGAAGCTGGAATCCGGGATCGCGCGATGCTGGAATTGCTCTATGCAGCCGGGGTGCGAATCTCGGAAATGCTCGATTTGAAACTGCATCAGCTTCAATTGCCACTCGGATTTGTAGTATGCACAGGCAAAGGCTCCAAAGAACGAATCGCACCTGTGAATGAGCAGAGTAAAGATTGGCTCTACCGCTATCTTAAGGAAGTGCGGCCGAAATACATGGGAACAAAGCCGCGAAAGAATTACGGCAAGTCGCAGATTCAGGGAGACCGGCAAAAAGTATTTCTAAACCAGCGCGGCAAACCACTCACCCGCCAGGGATTCTGGAAAATCCTAAAACTCTATGGAAGGAAAGCCTCCATCCCGGACCATCTCTTGACCCCTCACGTTTTGAGGCATACATTTGCAACGCACCTCCTCGAAGGGGGTGCGGATCTTCGTTCGGTTCAGATGCTTCTCGGACATGCGGACATCAGCACGACAGAGATTTATACTCATATATCCAGGGAACATCTCCAGAAGATTTATCGCAAGTTCCACCCGCGAGGATAA
- a CDS encoding archease translates to MYEFLGHPSEELIRVTANTVEEVFVDSAAALFELMTDINKIRDDVSFEIELGAPDRLLLLVDWLNKLIFVHEVEHVFLNNFRVHLQPGSTWNLSARVSGQKINEQMERRLHAKSATYGQLEWNETPQGHQVQFVIDV, encoded by the coding sequence ATGTATGAATTTCTGGGTCATCCTTCCGAGGAATTGATCCGGGTGACTGCAAATACGGTTGAAGAGGTATTTGTGGATTCGGCAGCAGCGCTATTTGAGCTAATGACGGACATAAATAAAATACGAGACGATGTTTCGTTTGAAATAGAATTGGGCGCGCCTGATCGACTTCTGCTTCTGGTTGATTGGCTGAACAAGTTGATTTTCGTTCATGAAGTGGAGCACGTGTTTCTAAACAACTTTCGAGTACACTTGCAGCCCGGATCGACATGGAACCTAAGCGCCAGGGTTAGCGGTCAAAAGATCAATGAGCAGATGGAGCGAAGACTTCATGCAAAAAGTGCGACTTACGGACAACTCGAATGGAATGAAACGCCGCAAGGCCATCAAGTACAATTTGTGATCGACGTATGA